One genomic window of Arachis stenosperma cultivar V10309 chromosome 10, arast.V10309.gnm1.PFL2, whole genome shotgun sequence includes the following:
- the LOC130956209 gene encoding vacuolar fusion protein CCZ1 homolog B-like isoform X1, which produces MRMGLSSAATENECVELCIFDLRRGQHEGQELDKILFFFPAGLPFSKQLSVVGLSEGLITFTRIFSPEAACEVIEAERHSHIFYEAEPDIWMVMVVEKSNDSEPIWRDDALRKVLKEIHSLFVMFHGTIRALLEKEPGGGLIRRHLYSFVMDYLRACKKRPPWNNCCCDYLVGKKLLLPSFRDCLKEQGTVQMLTIGREAAIEVQSLVRVLESSAGNMPCYSLILFQDLLVSTTLSPDDTINLFTYAVLRLTPQALSVGVSSWSYLRKGNTASSVAIESNIAIPSSASESFYGSSEVSPTEDSQYHVVRPLQSEKWSKGKDGYLVTDLWGAEVGTWVFATPTVWLRQTGERMYLCAYQHRNLTLLLLIPVSSIANGEQGVSAVKQQVLEQASLKILKVEEKLSKGWGGENAYHVSGYRYLLVDGDRNVSRATPPTKVATLTKESLLAMNKLRKEVELEKSRAKLDNVGCEKDMEVCIRAKNNAWVISRITRGRELYMVLEKANETLLYATDAVEKFSNKYCDGTFSLD; this is translated from the exons ATGAGAATGGGGCTGTCTTCTGCAGCTACAGAAAATGAATGTGTAGAGCTATGCATTTTCGATTTGCGGAGAGGCCAACACGAAGGCCAAGAACTCGACAAgatcctcttcttcttccccgCTGGCCTCCCCTTCTCCAAGCAACTCTCCGTCGTTGGCCTCAGCGAAGGCCTCATCACTTTCACCAG GATTTTCTCTCCTGAGGCTGCGTGCGAGGTCATTGAAGCTGAACGACATTCTCACATCTTCTACGAGGCCGAACCCGATATATGGATGGTTATG GTGGTTGAGAAAAGCAATGATTCAGAACCTATATGGAGAGATGATGCGTTGAGGAAAGTTCTTAAAGAAATCCACTCACTTTTTGTGATGTTTCATGGAACTATAAGGGCACTGCTGGAGAAAGAACCTGGTGGAGGACTAATAAGGCGTCATCTGTATTCCTTTGTCATGGATTATCTAAGGG CATGTAAAAAGCGGCCTCCATGGAATAATTGCTGCTGCG ATTATCTTGTGGGGAAAAAGCTGCTTTTACCGTCGTTCCGTGATTGCCTAAAGGAACAAGGAACTGTGCAGATGTTGACAATAGGCCGTGAGGCTGCAATTGAGGTTCAG TCTCTTGTCAGGGTGCTTGAATCTTCCGCTGGAAACATGCCCTGCTACTCTCTCATTTTATTTCAGGACCTGCTGGTGTCGACAACACTATCACCT GATGACACCATCAATTTGTTTACATATGCTGTGCTAAGGTTGACTCCACAAGCTCTATCTGTTGGTGTAAGTTCCTGGTCCTACCTACGAAAAGGCAATACTGCATCCAGTGTTGCCATTGAGTCTAACATAGCCATTCCAAGCTCTGCATCTGAAAGTTTCTATGGTTCATCTGAAGTATCCCCTACCGAAGATAGCCAGTATCATGTGGTGAGGCCCTTACAAAGTGAAAAGTGGTCCAAAGGAAAAGATGGTTATCTTGTCACGGATTTATGGGGCGCAGAGGTTGGTACATGGGTGTTTGCCACACCAACAGTTTGGCTTCGACAGACTGGTGAGAGAATGTATCTGTGTGCTTATCAGCATAGAAACCTTACGTTGTTGCTTCTTATTCCTGTATCCTCTATAGCCAATGGGGAACAAGGAGTGTCAGCGGTGAAGCAGCAAGTTCTTGAACAG GCATCACTTAAGATATTGAAAGTTGAAGAGAAACTATCGAAAGGATGGGGTGGTGAGAATGCATATCATGTCAGTGGGTACCGATATTTATTAGTGGATGGTGATAGAAACGTGTCCAGGGCTACTCCACCAACAAAAGTTGCAACCTTAACTAAG GAATCCTTACTTGCTATGAATAAGCTTAGGAAAGAGGTTGAGTTGGAGAAGAGTAGAGCAAAGCTAGATAATGTTGGTTGTGAAAAAGATATGGAGGTGTGCATTAGAGCAAAAAACAACGCTTGGGTTATCTCTCGAATCACTAGAGGGAGGGAGCTTTACATGGTTCTAGAAAAAGCCAATGAAACCCTTCTATATGCTACAGATGCTGTTGAGAAGTTTAGCAACAA ATATTGTGATGGAACTTTTTCGCTGGACTAA
- the LOC130956209 gene encoding vacuolar fusion protein CCZ1 homolog B-like isoform X2, which translates to MRMGLSSAATENECVELCIFDLRRGQHEGQELDKILFFFPAGLPFSKQLSVVGLSEGLITFTRIFSPEAACEVIEAERHSHIFYEAEPDIWMVMVVEKSNDSEPIWRDDALRKVLKEIHSLFVMFHGTIRALLEKEPGGGLIRRHLYSFVMDYLRDYLVGKKLLLPSFRDCLKEQGTVQMLTIGREAAIEVQSLVRVLESSAGNMPCYSLILFQDLLVSTTLSPDDTINLFTYAVLRLTPQALSVGVSSWSYLRKGNTASSVAIESNIAIPSSASESFYGSSEVSPTEDSQYHVVRPLQSEKWSKGKDGYLVTDLWGAEVGTWVFATPTVWLRQTGERMYLCAYQHRNLTLLLLIPVSSIANGEQGVSAVKQQVLEQASLKILKVEEKLSKGWGGENAYHVSGYRYLLVDGDRNVSRATPPTKVATLTKESLLAMNKLRKEVELEKSRAKLDNVGCEKDMEVCIRAKNNAWVISRITRGRELYMVLEKANETLLYATDAVEKFSNKYCDGTFSLD; encoded by the exons ATGAGAATGGGGCTGTCTTCTGCAGCTACAGAAAATGAATGTGTAGAGCTATGCATTTTCGATTTGCGGAGAGGCCAACACGAAGGCCAAGAACTCGACAAgatcctcttcttcttccccgCTGGCCTCCCCTTCTCCAAGCAACTCTCCGTCGTTGGCCTCAGCGAAGGCCTCATCACTTTCACCAG GATTTTCTCTCCTGAGGCTGCGTGCGAGGTCATTGAAGCTGAACGACATTCTCACATCTTCTACGAGGCCGAACCCGATATATGGATGGTTATG GTGGTTGAGAAAAGCAATGATTCAGAACCTATATGGAGAGATGATGCGTTGAGGAAAGTTCTTAAAGAAATCCACTCACTTTTTGTGATGTTTCATGGAACTATAAGGGCACTGCTGGAGAAAGAACCTGGTGGAGGACTAATAAGGCGTCATCTGTATTCCTTTGTCATGGATTATCTAAGGG ATTATCTTGTGGGGAAAAAGCTGCTTTTACCGTCGTTCCGTGATTGCCTAAAGGAACAAGGAACTGTGCAGATGTTGACAATAGGCCGTGAGGCTGCAATTGAGGTTCAG TCTCTTGTCAGGGTGCTTGAATCTTCCGCTGGAAACATGCCCTGCTACTCTCTCATTTTATTTCAGGACCTGCTGGTGTCGACAACACTATCACCT GATGACACCATCAATTTGTTTACATATGCTGTGCTAAGGTTGACTCCACAAGCTCTATCTGTTGGTGTAAGTTCCTGGTCCTACCTACGAAAAGGCAATACTGCATCCAGTGTTGCCATTGAGTCTAACATAGCCATTCCAAGCTCTGCATCTGAAAGTTTCTATGGTTCATCTGAAGTATCCCCTACCGAAGATAGCCAGTATCATGTGGTGAGGCCCTTACAAAGTGAAAAGTGGTCCAAAGGAAAAGATGGTTATCTTGTCACGGATTTATGGGGCGCAGAGGTTGGTACATGGGTGTTTGCCACACCAACAGTTTGGCTTCGACAGACTGGTGAGAGAATGTATCTGTGTGCTTATCAGCATAGAAACCTTACGTTGTTGCTTCTTATTCCTGTATCCTCTATAGCCAATGGGGAACAAGGAGTGTCAGCGGTGAAGCAGCAAGTTCTTGAACAG GCATCACTTAAGATATTGAAAGTTGAAGAGAAACTATCGAAAGGATGGGGTGGTGAGAATGCATATCATGTCAGTGGGTACCGATATTTATTAGTGGATGGTGATAGAAACGTGTCCAGGGCTACTCCACCAACAAAAGTTGCAACCTTAACTAAG GAATCCTTACTTGCTATGAATAAGCTTAGGAAAGAGGTTGAGTTGGAGAAGAGTAGAGCAAAGCTAGATAATGTTGGTTGTGAAAAAGATATGGAGGTGTGCATTAGAGCAAAAAACAACGCTTGGGTTATCTCTCGAATCACTAGAGGGAGGGAGCTTTACATGGTTCTAGAAAAAGCCAATGAAACCCTTCTATATGCTACAGATGCTGTTGAGAAGTTTAGCAACAA ATATTGTGATGGAACTTTTTCGCTGGACTAA
- the LOC130956209 gene encoding vacuolar fusion protein CCZ1 homolog A-like isoform X3 → MRMGLSSAATENECVELCIFDLRRGQHEGQELDKILFFFPAGLPFSKQLSVVGLSEGLITFTRIFSPEAACEVIEAERHSHIFYEAEPDIWMVMVVEKSNDSEPIWRDDALRKVLKEIHSLFVMFHGTIRALLEKEPGGGLIRRHLYSFVMDYLRACKKRPPWNNCCCDYLVGKKLLLPSFRDCLKEQGTVQMLTIGREAAIEVQSLVRVLESSAGNMPCYSLILFQDLLVSTTLSPDDTINLFTYAVLRLTPQALSVGVSSWSYLRKGNTASSVAIESNIAIPSSASESFYGSSEVSPTEDSQYHVVRPLQSEKWSKGKDGYLVTDLWGAEVGTWVFATPTVWLRQTGERMYLCAYQHRNLTLLLLIPVSSIANGEQGVSAVKQQVLEQASLKILKVEEKLSKGWGGENAYHVSGYRYLLVDGDRNVSRATPPTKVATLTKIL, encoded by the exons ATGAGAATGGGGCTGTCTTCTGCAGCTACAGAAAATGAATGTGTAGAGCTATGCATTTTCGATTTGCGGAGAGGCCAACACGAAGGCCAAGAACTCGACAAgatcctcttcttcttccccgCTGGCCTCCCCTTCTCCAAGCAACTCTCCGTCGTTGGCCTCAGCGAAGGCCTCATCACTTTCACCAG GATTTTCTCTCCTGAGGCTGCGTGCGAGGTCATTGAAGCTGAACGACATTCTCACATCTTCTACGAGGCCGAACCCGATATATGGATGGTTATG GTGGTTGAGAAAAGCAATGATTCAGAACCTATATGGAGAGATGATGCGTTGAGGAAAGTTCTTAAAGAAATCCACTCACTTTTTGTGATGTTTCATGGAACTATAAGGGCACTGCTGGAGAAAGAACCTGGTGGAGGACTAATAAGGCGTCATCTGTATTCCTTTGTCATGGATTATCTAAGGG CATGTAAAAAGCGGCCTCCATGGAATAATTGCTGCTGCG ATTATCTTGTGGGGAAAAAGCTGCTTTTACCGTCGTTCCGTGATTGCCTAAAGGAACAAGGAACTGTGCAGATGTTGACAATAGGCCGTGAGGCTGCAATTGAGGTTCAG TCTCTTGTCAGGGTGCTTGAATCTTCCGCTGGAAACATGCCCTGCTACTCTCTCATTTTATTTCAGGACCTGCTGGTGTCGACAACACTATCACCT GATGACACCATCAATTTGTTTACATATGCTGTGCTAAGGTTGACTCCACAAGCTCTATCTGTTGGTGTAAGTTCCTGGTCCTACCTACGAAAAGGCAATACTGCATCCAGTGTTGCCATTGAGTCTAACATAGCCATTCCAAGCTCTGCATCTGAAAGTTTCTATGGTTCATCTGAAGTATCCCCTACCGAAGATAGCCAGTATCATGTGGTGAGGCCCTTACAAAGTGAAAAGTGGTCCAAAGGAAAAGATGGTTATCTTGTCACGGATTTATGGGGCGCAGAGGTTGGTACATGGGTGTTTGCCACACCAACAGTTTGGCTTCGACAGACTGGTGAGAGAATGTATCTGTGTGCTTATCAGCATAGAAACCTTACGTTGTTGCTTCTTATTCCTGTATCCTCTATAGCCAATGGGGAACAAGGAGTGTCAGCGGTGAAGCAGCAAGTTCTTGAACAG GCATCACTTAAGATATTGAAAGTTGAAGAGAAACTATCGAAAGGATGGGGTGGTGAGAATGCATATCATGTCAGTGGGTACCGATATTTATTAGTGGATGGTGATAGAAACGTGTCCAGGGCTACTCCACCAACAAAAGTTGCAACCTTAACTAAG ATATTGTGA